A section of the Serratia liquefaciens ATCC 27592 genome encodes:
- the mnmE gene encoding tRNA uridine-5-carboxymethylaminomethyl(34) synthesis GTPase MnmE — translation MSTTDTIVAQATPPGRGGVGILRISGRGAKDVAQALLGKLPKPRYADYLPFRDAEGATLDQGIALWFPGPNSFTGEDVLELQGHGGPVILDLLLKRVLALPGVRIARPGEFSERAFLNDKLDLAQAEAIADLIDASSEQAARSAMNSLQGAFSTRINQLVEALTHLRIYVEAAIDFPDEEIDFLSDGKIEAQLNGVMASLSNVRAEARQGSLLREGMKVVIAGRPNAGKSSLLNELAGREAAIVTDIAGTTRDVLREHIHIDGMPLHIIDTAGLREASDEVERIGIERAWNEIEQADRVLFMVDGTTTAATEPAEIWPEFMARLPHRLPITVVRNKADITGEPLGMTEVNGHSLIRLSARTGEGIDLLRDHLKQSMGFTSNMEGGFLARRRHLQALEQAAQHLIEGKEQLVSAYAGELLAEELRLAQQALSEITGEFTSDDLLGRIFSSFCIGK, via the coding sequence ATGAGCACCACCGATACCATCGTAGCCCAAGCCACCCCGCCGGGACGCGGCGGCGTCGGCATTTTGCGTATTTCCGGCCGTGGCGCCAAAGACGTAGCCCAGGCCCTGCTCGGCAAACTGCCGAAGCCGCGTTACGCCGATTACCTGCCGTTCCGTGATGCCGAAGGCGCCACTCTGGACCAGGGCATCGCGCTGTGGTTTCCTGGCCCGAACTCGTTTACCGGCGAAGACGTGCTGGAACTGCAAGGCCACGGCGGGCCGGTTATCCTCGATTTGCTGCTCAAACGCGTACTGGCGCTGCCCGGCGTGCGTATCGCCCGTCCCGGCGAATTTTCCGAGCGTGCCTTCCTTAATGACAAGCTGGATCTGGCGCAGGCCGAAGCGATTGCCGACCTGATCGACGCCAGTTCCGAGCAGGCGGCACGTTCTGCCATGAACTCGCTGCAGGGGGCGTTCTCCACCCGCATCAACCAGCTTGTGGAAGCACTTACTCACCTGCGAATCTATGTAGAAGCAGCGATAGACTTCCCGGATGAGGAAATCGACTTCCTGTCTGACGGTAAAATCGAGGCGCAGCTCAACGGAGTCATGGCCTCTCTTTCCAACGTACGCGCAGAAGCGCGTCAGGGCAGCCTGCTGCGCGAAGGGATGAAAGTGGTGATCGCCGGGCGTCCTAACGCCGGTAAATCCAGCCTGTTGAACGAACTGGCCGGTCGCGAAGCGGCTATCGTCACCGATATCGCCGGCACCACTCGCGACGTGCTGCGCGAGCATATTCACATCGACGGCATGCCTTTACACATCATCGACACCGCCGGCCTGCGCGAAGCCAGCGACGAAGTGGAGCGTATCGGTATCGAACGTGCGTGGAACGAGATCGAACAGGCTGACCGCGTGCTGTTTATGGTCGATGGCACCACCACCGCAGCAACCGAACCGGCAGAGATTTGGCCGGAGTTTATGGCACGTCTGCCGCATCGTCTGCCGATCACCGTAGTACGTAACAAAGCCGACATCACCGGTGAACCCTTGGGCATGACAGAAGTAAATGGTCACTCACTTATTCGCCTGTCGGCGCGCACCGGTGAAGGTATCGACCTGCTGCGGGACCACCTGAAGCAGAGTATGGGCTTCACCAGCAATATGGAAGGCGGTTTCCTGGCACGTCGCCGCCACCTGCAGGCGCTTGAGCAAGCAGCCCAGCATCTGATCGAGGGCAAAGAACAGTTAGTGAGCGCTTACGCGGGGGAGCTGCTGGCCGAAGAATTGCGACTGGCGCAGCAAGCACTGAGTGAAATCACCGGCGAATTTACCTCAGATGACCTGCTGGGACGCATTTTCTCCAGCTTCTGCATCGGTAAATAA